From Vibrio crassostreae, one genomic window encodes:
- the fdhF gene encoding formate dehydrogenase subunit alpha — translation MIQIVIDGKFRIVEQGQTVLEAAKTCGLEIPSLCGLNKTTDKIPCDLCVVEIDGVGMKRSCELEVSNGLNITTQSKQLTNHRQEALNRIMTDHYADCEAPCQTACPAGVDIQSYLHHIAQNDHTKAIEVIKKTLPMPLSIGRVCPAFCETECRRNLVDDSIAIRQLKRHAADADLAAQESYIPAKKPNKGKSIAIVGSGPGGLTAGYYLSNEGYDVSVYESMPQAGGWLRYGIPEYRLPKSILDKEIELMCRNGMSVECDKKLGVDFTLSDLSCDFDAVCLAVGASQAVEMNYPGSDLGGCYLGVDYLKDYVTDKHFTTGKKVAVIGGGNTAIDCARTAVRDGADTTLIYRRTRDEMPAEDYEIEEAEHEGVKFHFLTNPAENIAEENGHVSEIRLERMALGPADASGRRSPKPTGEFFVEAFDTVIAAVSQKPDLSFMDNEEIDIPLTRWNTADADPQTMHTGTGNIFSIGDFRRGPATAVEAVGDGRIAAQAIDRFFNGDMENIPAKPFNSRKHKQLKAIDPEQYKSIQRMARKIMPELTPEQREQSFEEVETGFDNADAIAEAARCLECGCQANTDCDLRDYSTEYKATQTHPEYNINVASNEAWQAIRAEESKVGSTRQKFAVDDSSEFIIFDANRCISCGQCIQACREQNVHGVLSFMNQSDGKPASRPECRPNFGADKTVMGDSNCVQCGSCIQACPTGAMVDARDRKQGDTDILKKIDTICTYCGVGCKLTMHVDEAKNKIRYIEGGDSPVNEGMLCVKGRFGFDFVGSDARLTTPLIRKDGWLQPASWEEAITLIADKFTAIKQGFGSNALAGFSSAKTTNEDNYAFQKFIRRELGTNNVDHCARLCHASTVTGLEASLGSGAMTNDIPSIKHSDVIFIIGSDTTSAHPIIGSHIKQAVRHGGARLIVADPKRIDIADHAELYLAHRPGTDVMLINGVMQQIIKHGWYDQEYIEDRVDGFDTLLQEVMSPSYSLEKVELVTGVKAEDIFAMARLIGTAERTAVYYSMGITQHTTGHDNVRSIANLQLLCGNIGIEGGGINPLRGQSNVQGACDMGALPNNLPGYQKVYNPMVRQKFAMEWGVTDLPAETGLTLTEIIDGACHRDVRGLYVMGENPVLSDPNQAHVIEGLEALDFLVVQDIFLTETAQYADVVLPSCSFAEKSGHFTNTERRVQRINPAVLPPGEAKEDWVIIQMLANAMGGGWDYNTVADITNEIARVTPQYGGLRWENITVNGVQWPSNKNNPDGTRIMHQTQFTRGRGQMEAIPFRYAAELPDEEYPLVLTTGRILEQFHTGTMTRKTKGLDNLAGPRAMVSVHDAEALGISNGQMLKVSTRRGEIKIAAFVTKRMQKGVVFIPFHFVESPVNRLTTTATDPHAKIPEFKVAAVRIDPIREPVIESTET, via the coding sequence ATGATTCAAATCGTTATTGATGGGAAATTTCGAATCGTCGAACAAGGACAAACCGTACTTGAAGCGGCAAAAACATGTGGTTTAGAGATCCCATCTCTATGTGGTTTGAACAAAACAACTGATAAGATTCCATGCGATTTATGTGTCGTCGAGATTGATGGCGTGGGTATGAAGCGTTCGTGCGAGCTTGAAGTGTCCAATGGGTTGAATATTACGACTCAGTCAAAGCAGTTGACCAACCATCGACAAGAAGCGTTGAACCGCATCATGACAGACCACTATGCAGATTGTGAGGCACCATGCCAAACTGCGTGCCCTGCAGGAGTCGATATTCAATCTTACCTGCATCATATTGCTCAAAATGACCATACCAAAGCCATCGAAGTGATTAAGAAAACACTGCCGATGCCGCTATCGATTGGCCGTGTTTGTCCTGCTTTTTGTGAAACAGAGTGTCGAAGAAACTTAGTCGATGATTCGATTGCGATTCGCCAACTCAAGCGACACGCAGCCGATGCCGATTTGGCTGCTCAAGAGAGCTACATACCAGCGAAGAAACCCAATAAAGGTAAAAGCATTGCGATTGTCGGCAGTGGCCCTGGTGGCTTAACAGCAGGCTATTACCTATCTAATGAAGGTTATGATGTCAGTGTTTATGAGTCGATGCCCCAAGCTGGTGGCTGGCTGCGTTACGGTATCCCAGAGTATCGCTTACCTAAGTCGATTCTAGATAAAGAAATCGAACTGATGTGTCGTAATGGGATGTCGGTAGAGTGCGACAAGAAGCTTGGTGTTGATTTCACCTTGTCAGATCTCAGTTGTGACTTTGATGCGGTCTGCTTAGCAGTGGGTGCGTCACAAGCTGTTGAGATGAATTATCCCGGTAGTGACCTTGGTGGCTGCTATCTAGGTGTTGATTATCTGAAAGACTATGTGACTGACAAACACTTCACTACGGGCAAAAAAGTCGCTGTGATTGGCGGTGGCAATACCGCGATTGACTGCGCTCGAACCGCAGTGCGTGATGGCGCTGATACTACGTTGATTTATCGCCGCACTCGAGATGAGATGCCTGCAGAAGATTACGAAATCGAAGAGGCGGAACACGAAGGTGTGAAGTTCCACTTTTTGACCAATCCAGCTGAGAATATTGCTGAGGAAAATGGCCATGTATCTGAGATTCGATTAGAACGTATGGCGCTTGGTCCTGCAGATGCTTCTGGTCGTCGTAGTCCTAAACCAACGGGTGAGTTCTTTGTCGAAGCGTTCGATACGGTTATCGCTGCGGTCTCGCAAAAGCCAGACCTAAGCTTCATGGATAACGAAGAGATTGATATCCCACTAACTCGTTGGAACACAGCGGACGCTGATCCGCAAACCATGCACACAGGTACCGGCAATATATTTAGTATCGGTGACTTCCGACGAGGACCGGCAACAGCTGTAGAAGCGGTAGGAGACGGACGTATTGCTGCGCAAGCTATTGATCGCTTCTTCAATGGTGATATGGAAAATATTCCAGCTAAACCGTTTAACTCAAGAAAGCATAAGCAGCTAAAAGCCATTGATCCCGAGCAGTACAAGTCGATACAGCGCATGGCGCGTAAAATCATGCCAGAGCTAACACCAGAGCAACGAGAGCAAAGCTTTGAAGAAGTAGAAACGGGCTTTGATAATGCTGATGCAATCGCTGAAGCAGCAAGATGTTTAGAGTGTGGTTGCCAAGCCAATACCGACTGCGACCTTCGTGATTACTCGACAGAGTACAAGGCAACTCAAACGCACCCTGAGTACAATATCAATGTAGCTTCTAATGAGGCCTGGCAAGCTATTCGCGCAGAGGAATCCAAAGTTGGTTCGACAAGGCAGAAGTTTGCTGTTGATGATAGCTCTGAATTCATCATCTTTGACGCCAACCGCTGCATCAGTTGTGGGCAGTGTATTCAAGCATGTCGTGAACAGAATGTTCATGGCGTTCTAAGCTTCATGAATCAGTCTGACGGCAAGCCTGCTTCGAGGCCTGAATGTCGTCCTAACTTTGGGGCAGACAAGACCGTAATGGGTGACTCTAACTGTGTTCAATGTGGCTCGTGTATTCAAGCGTGTCCAACAGGTGCGATGGTCGATGCGAGAGATAGAAAACAAGGCGACACAGATATTCTCAAGAAGATCGATACTATCTGCACCTACTGTGGTGTGGGCTGTAAACTGACCATGCATGTAGACGAAGCGAAGAACAAAATCCGTTATATCGAGGGCGGTGATTCTCCGGTCAACGAGGGCATGCTGTGTGTTAAGGGACGTTTCGGTTTCGACTTCGTCGGCAGTGATGCCCGCCTTACAACACCGTTAATTCGTAAAGATGGCTGGTTACAACCAGCGAGTTGGGAAGAAGCCATTACGCTGATTGCCGATAAGTTCACGGCTATTAAACAAGGTTTTGGTAGCAATGCTCTAGCGGGTTTCTCATCGGCTAAAACCACCAACGAAGATAACTATGCCTTCCAAAAATTCATACGTCGCGAACTAGGCACCAATAACGTCGACCATTGTGCTCGCCTTTGTCATGCCTCGACGGTGACTGGACTTGAAGCATCGTTAGGCAGTGGAGCGATGACCAATGATATTCCAAGTATCAAGCACTCTGATGTGATCTTTATTATTGGTTCGGATACCACGTCAGCGCACCCAATTATTGGTTCGCACATTAAGCAGGCTGTGAGACATGGTGGAGCGCGATTGATCGTTGCCGATCCAAAACGAATAGATATTGCTGACCATGCTGAGCTTTACTTAGCGCACCGACCGGGTACCGATGTAATGCTGATAAATGGTGTGATGCAGCAGATCATCAAACATGGTTGGTATGACCAAGAGTATATCGAAGATCGTGTGGACGGCTTTGATACCTTGCTTCAAGAGGTGATGTCACCAAGCTATTCGCTAGAAAAAGTGGAATTGGTGACTGGCGTTAAAGCGGAAGACATCTTCGCAATGGCACGATTGATTGGTACTGCAGAACGAACAGCGGTGTATTACTCGATGGGTATTACCCAGCACACTACTGGGCATGACAACGTACGTTCAATCGCCAACCTGCAACTCTTGTGTGGCAACATCGGTATTGAAGGTGGTGGTATCAACCCGCTGCGTGGCCAATCGAATGTGCAGGGTGCATGCGATATGGGCGCGTTGCCAAATAATCTTCCGGGTTATCAGAAAGTGTATAACCCAATGGTTCGTCAAAAGTTTGCGATGGAGTGGGGCGTTACTGATCTACCCGCTGAAACGGGGTTAACGCTGACCGAGATTATTGATGGCGCGTGTCATCGAGATGTTCGTGGTCTGTACGTAATGGGCGAGAATCCAGTGCTGAGTGACCCGAACCAAGCGCATGTGATTGAAGGTCTTGAAGCGTTAGATTTCTTAGTAGTTCAAGATATTTTCTTAACCGAAACTGCTCAATATGCCGATGTGGTTCTTCCGTCTTGCTCGTTTGCTGAAAAGTCTGGTCACTTTACCAATACCGAGCGTCGTGTTCAGCGCATTAACCCGGCGGTATTGCCTCCAGGTGAAGCGAAAGAAGATTGGGTGATTATCCAAATGCTAGCCAACGCAATGGGCGGTGGTTGGGACTATAACACCGTTGCCGATATCACCAATGAGATAGCACGTGTAACACCACAGTATGGTGGTTTACGTTGGGAGAACATTACGGTCAATGGCGTGCAATGGCCGAGTAATAAGAATAACCCTGATGGCACTCGTATCATGCACCAGACCCAATTTACCCGTGGGCGTGGTCAAATGGAGGCGATTCCGTTTAGATACGCTGCTGAGCTACCGGATGAAGAGTATCCGTTAGTTCTAACGACAGGGCGTATCTTAGAGCAATTCCATACAGGCACTATGACGCGTAAAACCAAAGGCCTGGATAACTTAGCGGGGCCACGTGCAATGGTCAGTGTTCACGATGCTGAAGCGTTAGGAATCTCGAATGGTCAGATGCTCAAGGTGTCGACACGTCGTGGTGAAATAAAAATCGCGGCGTTTGTGACTAAGCGAATGCAAAAGGGTGTGGTGTTCATTCCATTCCATTTTGTTGAATCGCCGGTTAACCGTTTGACGACCACAGCGACCGATCCACACGCTAAGATCCCTGAGTTTAAGGTGGCGGCGGTGCGGATTGATCCAATTCGAGAGCCTGTAATTGAATCTACAGAGACTTAA
- the mukB gene encoding chromosome partition protein MukB, translated as MIERGKYQSLTMVNWNGFFARTFDIDGLVTTLSGGNGAGKSTTMAAFITALIPDQSLLHFRNTTEAGSSQSSRDKGLYGKLQPGACYAALDVVNSRNQRLLFAVKLQQVAGRDKKVDIKPFVIQGLPSHVKPTDVLIQNVSDSHARVCQLNDVKAAVAQYEGAHFKAFSSIVDYHSQMFEYGVVPKKLRNSSDRSKFYRLIEASLYGGISSAITRSLRDYLLPQNGGVKKAFQDMESALRENRMTLEAIKTTQSDRDLFKHLITESTNYVAADYMRHANDRRNKLDQTMKFRGELFGSRETLHDQNNLLNRVQEELELLVDQESALEQDYQAASDHLQLVQTALRQQEKIARYSEDLEELNERLEEQMMVVEEAQERVLLAEEQATITEEEVDSLKTQLADYQQALDVQQTRALQYQQAVQALEKTKQLLGDESITAESALTLVSELKAQEESSTQTLLSTKHKLDMSSAASAQFDKALSLVKSIVGDVERKEASSCAKQALEKGRNAKHVVENEQQWRAQHRDMARDVAQQRQAKELATEYQKQHNISLTDEAVFDEERERHAMQIESLEFAQEELREAKSEQRRVQQNHDQEIQKLESIAPAWITANDALEALRDQTDAELEDSQAVMTQMQQVLEDEKSQAVAKDQLATRRAELEQEIERLASPGGSNDPRLKGLADTLGGVLLSEIYDDITIGDAPYFSAMYGPARHAIVVSDLDGIKEKLVDLDDCPEDLYILEGDVDAFDDSSFNADELEGAVCVQLNDRQMRYSRFPEIPLFGRAAREQRLEKLREERDVVVENHAKAAFDSQKLNRLYQAFNSFVAKHLHVAFNADPEQALTAIRDKRNQIVRSLAELNSKEQQQRSQLLQSKQALGALDKLAPMVRILEDETLAERLAELEAQLERLSEAKSYLNTHGKALTSLEQIVSALDADPEQFEALEAEYRQADNALQTLKGKVFALSDLIERRHYFAYADSVDLLNKSSELSEQLKAKLVQAEQARTKGRDGLKQAREQMNQYNQVLAALKSSHQAKQETVQEFKQELQEFGVNADEGAEERAVRRRDELQERLHTSRSRKSEYERTITSTELEMKALAKRLKKVQKEYTELRTFVVAAKAGWCSVLRLARENDVERRLHKRELAYLTAGELRSMSDKSLGALRLAVADNDDLRDSLRLSEDNAHPERKVLFYIAVYQHLRERIRQDIIHTDDPVEAIEEMEVELARLTEELTQRENRLAISSESVASIIKKTIQREQNRIRMLNQGLSNIYFGQVKGVRLNVKIRESHEILLSGLATQQEQHKDLFESTRFTFSEAMAKLFQRVNPHIDMGQRSPQVLGEELLDYRNYLELSVEVNRGSDGWLQAESGALSTGEAIGTGQSILLMVVQSWEEESRRLRSKDIVPCRLLFLDEAARLDAKSISTLFELCDRLGMQLLIAAPENISPEKGTTYKLVRKVFKDHEHVHVVGLRGFAQNKPASPVQELIEETEQ; from the coding sequence ATGATTGAAAGAGGTAAGTATCAATCATTAACCATGGTCAACTGGAACGGCTTCTTCGCGCGTACTTTTGATATTGATGGATTGGTTACAACGCTTTCTGGCGGTAACGGTGCAGGTAAGTCGACCACTATGGCGGCATTCATCACAGCGTTGATTCCTGACCAAAGCCTTCTGCATTTCCGTAATACAACGGAAGCGGGTAGCTCACAGTCATCTCGTGACAAAGGTCTATACGGTAAGCTTCAACCTGGCGCATGTTACGCTGCGCTGGATGTGGTGAACTCTCGTAACCAACGCCTACTGTTTGCAGTAAAACTGCAGCAAGTTGCGGGTCGTGACAAGAAAGTAGACATCAAACCGTTCGTAATCCAAGGCCTTCCAAGCCATGTGAAACCAACGGATGTGTTGATTCAGAACGTTTCCGACAGCCATGCTCGCGTATGTCAGTTGAACGACGTAAAAGCCGCGGTAGCACAGTACGAAGGCGCGCACTTCAAAGCCTTCTCTTCGATTGTTGATTACCACTCGCAAATGTTTGAATACGGTGTGGTACCGAAGAAACTGCGTAACAGCAGCGACCGTTCTAAGTTCTACCGTTTGATCGAAGCATCGCTTTACGGCGGTATTTCTAGTGCGATTACGCGTTCTCTGCGTGATTATCTCCTACCGCAAAACGGTGGTGTGAAGAAAGCATTCCAAGACATGGAATCAGCACTACGCGAAAACCGTATGACGTTAGAAGCGATCAAAACGACTCAGTCGGACCGTGACCTGTTCAAACACTTGATCACTGAATCTACGAACTACGTGGCAGCAGATTACATGCGCCATGCCAACGATCGTCGTAACAAGCTTGATCAAACCATGAAGTTTCGTGGTGAACTGTTTGGTTCGCGTGAAACCTTGCATGATCAAAATAACTTGTTGAACCGTGTTCAAGAAGAATTAGAGCTGTTGGTCGATCAAGAGTCGGCACTAGAGCAAGATTATCAAGCGGCTTCGGATCATCTTCAATTGGTTCAAACTGCACTTCGCCAGCAAGAGAAAATTGCACGCTACAGTGAAGATCTAGAAGAGCTTAATGAGCGTCTAGAAGAGCAGATGATGGTGGTTGAAGAAGCTCAAGAGCGAGTACTTCTTGCTGAAGAGCAGGCAACCATTACCGAAGAAGAAGTGGATAGCCTGAAAACTCAGCTTGCTGATTACCAACAAGCGTTAGACGTTCAGCAAACTCGTGCGCTGCAATACCAGCAAGCCGTTCAAGCATTAGAGAAAACCAAACAGTTACTTGGTGATGAGTCTATTACGGCAGAAAGTGCATTAACTCTTGTTTCTGAGCTAAAAGCACAAGAAGAATCAAGCACTCAAACGCTACTGTCTACTAAGCATAAGCTAGACATGTCTTCTGCAGCTTCTGCACAGTTCGACAAAGCACTGTCTTTAGTTAAAAGCATCGTTGGTGACGTTGAGCGTAAAGAAGCGTCTAGCTGCGCTAAGCAAGCTCTAGAAAAAGGCCGTAACGCAAAACACGTTGTTGAGAACGAACAGCAATGGCGTGCTCAGCACCGCGACATGGCTCGTGATGTGGCTCAGCAGCGTCAAGCAAAAGAGCTTGCGACTGAATACCAAAAACAACACAACATCTCACTGACTGATGAAGCGGTTTTCGATGAAGAACGTGAACGTCACGCTATGCAGATCGAGTCCCTTGAGTTCGCTCAAGAAGAGCTGCGTGAAGCGAAGAGTGAGCAACGTCGTGTACAACAAAACCACGACCAAGAGATTCAAAAACTTGAGTCAATTGCCCCTGCGTGGATCACGGCAAACGATGCACTTGAAGCTTTAAGAGATCAAACAGACGCTGAGCTAGAAGATAGCCAAGCGGTAATGACTCAAATGCAGCAAGTACTTGAAGACGAGAAATCTCAAGCGGTAGCAAAAGATCAGTTGGCAACGCGCCGAGCTGAACTTGAGCAAGAGATTGAGCGTTTAGCTTCGCCAGGTGGTTCTAACGATCCTCGCCTGAAAGGCCTGGCGGATACGCTTGGTGGCGTACTGCTTTCCGAGATCTACGATGACATCACGATTGGTGATGCGCCGTACTTTAGTGCGATGTACGGCCCAGCTCGTCACGCGATTGTGGTTTCGGATCTTGATGGTATTAAAGAGAAGCTGGTGGATCTTGATGATTGTCCAGAAGACCTTTACATCCTAGAAGGCGATGTAGACGCGTTTGATGACAGCTCGTTTAATGCCGATGAGCTTGAAGGCGCGGTATGTGTTCAGCTGAACGATCGCCAAATGCGTTACTCTCGTTTTCCTGAGATCCCACTGTTTGGCCGTGCGGCTCGTGAACAGCGCCTAGAGAAATTGCGCGAAGAGCGTGATGTTGTGGTTGAGAACCACGCGAAAGCAGCGTTTGACTCTCAAAAACTGAATCGCTTATACCAAGCATTCAACAGCTTTGTTGCGAAGCACCTACACGTTGCGTTTAACGCAGACCCAGAACAAGCACTTACTGCGATTCGTGATAAGCGCAATCAAATTGTTCGTTCTCTGGCTGAGCTTAACTCTAAAGAGCAGCAACAACGTAGCCAGCTTCTACAAAGCAAGCAGGCACTTGGTGCATTAGATAAATTAGCACCAATGGTTCGTATTTTAGAAGACGAAACATTGGCTGAGCGCTTAGCTGAATTAGAAGCGCAACTAGAGCGTTTAAGTGAAGCTAAGTCTTATTTGAATACTCACGGTAAAGCGCTTACTTCTCTAGAGCAAATCGTATCTGCACTAGACGCTGACCCAGAGCAGTTCGAAGCTTTGGAAGCCGAATATCGTCAAGCTGATAACGCGCTACAAACTCTAAAAGGTAAAGTGTTCGCGCTGTCTGATTTGATTGAGCGTCGTCACTACTTTGCTTACGCGGACTCTGTTGATTTGCTTAACAAGAGCAGCGAACTGAGCGAACAACTGAAAGCAAAACTGGTTCAAGCGGAACAAGCAAGAACCAAAGGTCGTGATGGCTTGAAGCAAGCTCGTGAACAGATGAACCAGTACAACCAAGTATTGGCAGCACTGAAGAGCTCGCATCAAGCGAAACAAGAGACTGTTCAAGAGTTCAAGCAAGAGCTTCAAGAGTTCGGTGTAAACGCTGATGAAGGCGCAGAAGAGCGTGCTGTACGTCGCCGTGACGAGCTTCAAGAGCGTCTACACACATCTCGCAGCCGTAAGAGTGAATACGAGCGTACGATTACGTCAACAGAACTTGAGATGAAAGCACTGGCTAAGCGTCTTAAGAAAGTACAGAAAGAGTACACAGAGCTTCGTACCTTCGTGGTTGCAGCGAAAGCAGGCTGGTGTTCAGTACTTCGTTTAGCTCGTGAAAATGATGTTGAACGTCGTCTGCACAAGCGTGAACTGGCTTACCTAACGGCGGGTGAACTTCGCTCAATGTCGGATAAATCATTGGGTGCGCTACGTCTGGCTGTAGCTGACAATGACGACTTACGTGATTCGCTGCGTCTATCGGAAGACAACGCACATCCAGAGCGTAAAGTTCTGTTCTATATTGCAGTTTATCAACATCTTCGCGAGCGTATTCGCCAAGACATCATTCATACGGATGATCCGGTTGAAGCAATCGAAGAGATGGAAGTTGAGCTCGCTCGATTAACAGAAGAACTGACGCAGCGTGAAAATCGCTTAGCGATCAGCTCTGAGTCGGTAGCAAGCATCATTAAGAAGACGATTCAGCGTGAGCAGAACCGTATTCGAATGCTAAACCAAGGTCTGTCTAACATCTACTTTGGTCAGGTTAAGGGCGTGCGTCTAAACGTTAAGATCCGTGAAAGCCACGAAATCTTGCTGTCAGGGCTAGCGACTCAGCAAGAGCAGCACAAAGACTTGTTTGAATCAACGCGCTTCACCTTCTCAGAAGCAATGGCGAAATTGTTCCAACGTGTGAACCCACATATCGATATGGGTCAACGTTCTCCGCAAGTTCTGGGTGAAGAGTTGCTGGATTACCGTAACTACTTAGAACTCAGTGTTGAAGTTAACCGTGGTTCAGATGGCTGGCTACAAGCGGAATCAGGAGCACTTTCTACGGGTGAGGCGATCGGTACCGGTCAATCTATCCTACTGATGGTGGTTCAGAGCTGGGAAGAAGAGTCACGTCGACTTCGTAGTAAAGACATCGTTCCATGTCGCTTGTTGTTCCTCGATGAAGCAGCACGTCTGGATGCGAAATCTATCTCTACGTTGTTTGAACTGTGTGACCGTCTAGGTATGCAGCTTCTGATTGCAGCCCCTGAGAACATCAGCCCAGAGAAAGGTACAACCTACAAACTGGTACGTAAGGTCTTCAAAGATCACGAACATGTACACGTTGTTGGTTTGCGAGGTTTTGCTCAAAACAAACCTGCATCTCCAGTGCAAGAGCTTATCGAAGAAACTGAGCAATAA